Below is a window of Dictyostelium discoideum AX4 chromosome 1 chromosome, whole genome shotgun sequence DNA.
ATGGTTCAAATTCACAATTGGTTGTAATATgtttatattctttttagAACTTTATTTAGATATCAGACAATCTTTTACAATTAGAGCTTTTAATTatccaaattcaaattatcatgaaattaaatatcatattgtatgtatttttttagaataaaataaaaaaaataaaaaaaaaataaaaaaataaaaaaaatagaaataaaaaataaaaaaataatatctaaaaatgtattttttttataataaaattattataatattaatattatattattaaaaattaaaattaaaattaaaaaaaaaaaaaaaaaaaaaaaaaaaaaaaaagcaaaataTTCTAGggttaattaatttttcaagaACAGAATCAACTATTGGTTTTATAATTGAATGTTTAGTATTATATTTTGGAGTATTAGTTggtatatataatataaatgattacatttggttttattttggaTTTAATAGAACATATGAAATTACAAGAGGAATGGCATATTTATTAGAAATTAGTTTGATTAGTTCATTGGTAAGATTACCATTTGAAATGTACAGAATATATATTGATCAACCTTCAAATGaagatagtaataataataataatccaaataataatccaaataataataaaacaccaGCAGGtgaaacaaataaaacatatgataaatttaaaaataaagattggattaaacaaattatatGGGACCaaattaaaatgtttttaatttcattatttgttgGATTACCATTATTGACAATAACATTATCATTGTTTTATTGGCAATATCCATATCAATGGTTTACAATTGTAATATTTGTATCGATTGTTGCATTGTTTTTCTCTGATTTATATCCATCGATTGCCTATTTATTTAACAATTTCTCAGTATTGGAAGATTGTCAATTACGTAATGAAATCTCTGAATTATCAAGAAAATTGAATTTCCCATTACATGAAATCTATACAATGGATGGTTCAAAACGTGTCTCTCATTCAAATGCCTTTCTAATGGGTTTTTGGACCTCAAGTTTTGTCTTgtatgataatttaattaaacaattaacaaCTCAAGAAATTTTAGCAATTATTGGTCATGAAATTGGTCATCATAAATTTATgcgtaattattattattttttaaataaaataaaataaaataaaataaactaactttttttttttttttttttttttttttttttttttattataatagatAATATGaaacatttattaattcaattagtATTTGttggaaattttatttatttattttcaagtgTTGTAAATTTACAAGTATTTTATGTTGGATTTGGATTCGATAGAGTTGATGTTAGTGTTggtttagttttattttcatatttataTAGTACATTTGCAAATTTATTAAGATTTgtaacaaatttaattagaAGAGAATTTGAATATGCTGCAGACGCATAtgcaattgaaaatggtttaGAGATGAAAAAAGCATTAGTTTCAATGCATGGTAAAGGTGTTTATATTAAACCTGATCGTTTCTtttcattatattattattcacaTCCAACTTTAATGGAAAGAttagaatcaattaatttaattaaaaaatcattatcatcatcatcatcgtcaacaaataataataataataataataataataataataataataataataataataataataataataataataataataataataataataataataataataatgataacgataatgatgataatattaatattaataataaaaaattagattagatgatatttttttatttattttaaatcgttttaattattttttaatttttattttttttttttcaaagtaaaaatggaattaaaatttttcttGATTTTGGATATTTATCACCAAATTCTTTTCTATATCTTCTATGTTTACCAACAGCCCAAATCCACATTTGAGCAGCACCCATTAATGCGAAAATCCATGAAGTTAAAGTTTGTGTGAGAATTGAGAACCCAATCCAAGATAAGATTTCAACGGTATAATTTGGACATgatacaaattcaaataataaaccacGTGGAATCTTACGTTCTGTTGAACCTGCTGGACGAAGATTTCTTAATTGAATATGACAAATGTAATTGAAAACTTCACCAATAATCCATAATCCTAAACCAAGGTAAACACGTTCAATTGGTGCTTCAGTGTAGAGTGGATGATTTACAAAGTATGATACCATTGCTGTACATCCCCAATAATAtgaacaatttttaaaaagattaaaaattgGCATTGTACCATGACTAAATCTATGAACGAAAATTGTTtcataaattcttttaatataatGAAGTGAATAACAAACCAATGCAACTCTatatagataaaaaaaatattaaaaaaaataaaaataaaaaataaaaaaaaaatgtattagTATTTGAGTGTGTGGGGTGAAAGAGAAGAGAACTTACTTTTGAGCAAATGATTTTGGTGAATCAGTAccataaattaaatttgataaaaagtaaaagatTGGATAAACAAATAATGGACCTGCATATTCACAAATGAAAACTAATGACCATGAAATTTGTGGACCTAAATCTTTAAAGTAAAGGGTTGAATCTGCTCCGACATGTTTAGAGACTAAATCACTATCTTTACCTAATGCCTCAAATgcatttggtaattttgaGGTCTTACTTGGTACTGCTAATCTAATTCTTTCTGTTCCAAGTCTAgctatatatataaaaaaaaaaattaaaaaataaaaaataaaaatataaaaaaataaaaaaataaaaataaataaaaaatggtgattatatattaatataaaagtagaaataaatttttaataataataataataataagaaaacTTACTCTTTGAGGAAATTTGCTTTTTTAATTCACCAACTGTTGTTGACGAAGAAGTTGAAAATGAACCaacttctttttttgatCTTTGTGAAACAACTTTAATATCaaccattttttattttattagttgtttttaaaaaaaaaaaaaaaaaaataaaaaaaaatttaaaaaggcTCCatgaaaaaatttaaaaaaattaaaaaaaaaatcttaaaaaaaaaaaaaaaaaaaataaaaaaaataaaaatgatcaactaaaaaatttattctaTAAATTACTAAAATAGTACAAACGAAACcctataaaattaaaatcagattttttttttttttttttttttttttttttttttaagatttttttaaatagttgATCCTAATTTACTaatctttgaaaaaataaaaattatattctaatttttttttttttatttttaaacaaaataataaatttaaatttgtttgatccctttttttttttgaattggatttaaatatattgtaAGTAAATTTGTTTGATCCCAATttattaatcttttaaaaaaaaaaaaaaaaaaaaaaagatgaaaaataaaaaaaaaataattgtaaataagTGAACCGTTTtgggaaaattaaaattaaaaaaataaaaagttaaaaaaaaaaaaaaaaaaattttaatttaaatggtaatcCCTTATTGCCCTACAaaaaagggaaaaaaaaaaaattcaggaattgttttttttattgttctTAAGCAAATCATAACCTTGtcaatatatataattaatgaGTCAAACCCGCTGCTtcatgaataaataaattttttttttttttatgaatttgtggtgaaaatttttgaagttttttcttattttttatttattttttttaattttttttttttttttttttttcaatttaaattaaaaaagatcaaaaaaaaaaaaaaaaaaaaaaaaaaaaaaaaaaatttaatttcatttacaatttgtttataattacaaataactatttttatatttttatatttattattttttttaatatatttttttattttcatttttttggataaacttacataaaaagataaaaagaaaaaaatgtCTGTAagtatataaatttttttatttattttatttttttatttttttttttttattttttacaaatattaaataaaaataaatatttaaatgtatactaacaaaaataaaaaaataaataaaattaaagaaaccaATGGATGTAGAACAAGAACCAAAAATTGATGATGCTTTATATAGCAGACAACTTTATGCATTATCTCATGaaacaatgaaaaaaattacatCAACTTCAGTTTTAGTTGTAGGTTTACAAGGTCTTGGTATTGAAATTGTTAAAGATTTAAGTTTAGCAGGTGTTAAATCTGTTACATTGTATGATAAAGAATtagttgaaattaaagatttgtCTTCTCAAGTaagttttatatttattatttttactttcacgcacaaaatttttttttttttactatggtgatgttcatttaaaaaaaaaaaaaaaaaaaaaaaaaatttttttttttaaaaatttggaaaaaaaatagaaaaataataatagtaattaattaatttccctctttatttctttttatttttattttaaatttttagttttatttttcaccAGAACAAGTTGGTAAAGTTGGTAGAGCAGATGCATGTTTCCAAAAAGTTgtagatttaaataattatgttAGAATTGATGTACATAATGGAGAATTAAGTGATGAATTCTTAAAGAAATTCAATGTTGTAGTATTAGCCAATCAACCATTAGCATTACAACTCAAAGTGAATGAATTTTGTCATGcaaataaaattcatttcATTAGTGTTGAAACCAGAGGTGTTTTTGGTCAATTATTCAATGATTTTGGTGAACAATTTACAATCACCGATACAAATGGTGAGAATCCAAATGCTTATATGATCAGTTCAATCAGTCAAGATAAAGAAGGTATTGTAACCGTTGTTGAAGAACAAAAATTACAACTTTTAGATGGTGATCTTGTTACATTCAAAGAAGTCAATGGTATGTCAGCTCTTAATGATCTTCCAccacaaaaaattaaaaccatcTCTCCAttaactttttcaattggtGATACTACAAATCTTCCACCATATACTTCTGGTGGTTATGTTACTGAAGTTAAACAACCAaaagttgttgattttgtaagtttttttatttattttatgatATATAGAtagataaatataaatatatatatatatatatatattaattttttatttatttttattttttttaaaaaagaaaccattaaaaaatattttagaaagtggtgaaaatatttttattacagatgattttaaatttacacaACCAACCAATTTATTAGCAGGTTTCCAAGCAATTCATAAATTTGCAGAGAAAAATAAACATATGCCAAGACCACATAATAAGGAAGATGCAAACGCTGTAATTGAGATTGCCAAAGGATTATTAAAGAAACCAGATGATGAACTTGATGAAAAGATGATCACTCAATTATCATTTGGAGCACAAGGTGATATTGTACCAATGCAAGCAATTCTTGGTGGTATTACAGCTCAAGAGGTTTTGAAAGCATGTTCAGGTAAATTCACACCAATTCACCAATTGGCATTCTTTGATAGTGTCGAATGTTTACCAGAGGATTTAGAAACTCTCCCAGAAGAGGAGTTTCAACCAATTGGTTCACGTTACGATGGTCAAATCATTACCTTTGGTAAGAcacttcaaaataaaattgaaaatttgaattacttTTTAGTTGGTGCCGGTGCTATCGGTTGTGAAATGTTAAAGAATTTCGCAATGATGGGTTTAGGTGCTGGTCCAAAGGGTTTGGTACATGTCACCGATATGgatacaattgaaaaatcaaatctCAATCGTCAATTCCTTTTCCGTTCATCCGATATTCAACAATTGAAATCTCAAACCGCTGCAAACGCTGTCAGAGTTATGAATCCAGATCTCAATGTAAAGGCATACAGTCTTCGTGTTGGACCAGATACTGAAAGTCATTACAATGAAGAGTTTTTCAATTCATTGGATGGTGTTTGTAATGCATTGGATAATGTTGAAGCACGTTTATATATGGATTCTCAATGTGTTTACTATGGTAAACCATTATTAGAATCTGGTACATTGGGTACCAAAGGTAACACTCAAGTCGTTGTACCACATCTCACCGAATCCTATAGTTCAAGTCGTGATCCACCAGAGAAAGGCATTCCAGTTTGTACCCTTCACAATTTCCCAAATGCCATTGAACATACCATTCAATGGGCTCGTGATACTTTTGAAGGTCTCTTTAAGAACAATGCAGACAATGTAAACTCTTACTTAACCAATCCAGCTTACGTTCAATCATTGAAAACTCAAAATCCATTTGTTCGTTTAGAAACTCTTGCCTCAATTAAAGCTTCACTTATGGATCGTCCATTGGATTTCAATCAATGTATCGCTTGGGCTCGTCTAAAATTCGAAGAATACTTTAACAACAATATCGAACAATTACTTTACAATTTCCCAAAGGATATGGTCACCACAACTGGTACACCATTTTGGAGTGGTCCAAAACGTGCTCCAACCCCATTGAAATTCGATGTTGAAAATCCATTACATTTGGAATTCATTGTTGCCGCTGCAAATTTACGTGCCTTCAATTATGGTATCAAAGCTGAAACAAACATTGAAGTCATCCAAAAACAAGCTGCCAATGTTATTGTTCCAGATTTCACTCCAAAGAAGGTTAAGATTCAAACCTCTGAAAATGAACCAGCTCCATCTTCAAACACTCAACAAGCTGGTGGTGATGCTGAAGATGATCAATGTGATACCATTTTATCACAACTTCCACAACCAAGTGAAATGGCTGGTTACAAAATTAACTCTATTCAATTTGAAAAGGATGATGATACCAATCATCATATCGATTTCATTACCGCTACCTCAAATTTAAGAGCTACCAACTATGCAATCAGTCCAGCTGATAAACATAAGACCAAAGGTATCGCCGGTAAAATCATTCCAGCTTTAGTTACCACTACTGCCGTAGTTGCTGGTTTCGTTTGTATCGAATTGATTAAAGTTATTCAAAATAAAGCTTTGGAGAAATATAAGAGCACCTTTATGAATTTAGGTATCCCATTCTTTGGTTTCGTTGAACCAATTGCCGCCCCAAAGAACAAAATTCGTGAAGGCTGGACTTGGACACTTTGGGATCGTTTCgatgttgatggtgataTCACTCTCAAGGAGTTTTTAGATCTCTTTGAAAAGAAACATGGTTTGGATATTTCAATGCTCTCTTGTAAAGTTACACTTTTATATGCTCTCTTCACTGATAAGAAAACTAAAGAGGAAAGattaaagatgaaaatcTCACAACTCTATGAAACCCTCTCAAAGAAACCATTACCAAAAGAtaagaaatatttattacTTGAAATTTGTTGCAATGATACTGAAActggtgatgatgttgatgtacCAAGTGTCCGTTATaagtataattaaaaaaaaaaaaaaaaaaaaaaagatttattctTTATCTATACACatacaaatattttattttataataaaaaaaaaaaaaattttaaaaaaaaaacatatatatatttatagttttattattaactttttcataattttaaatcaaacacatttcaattggattaataaataaatttaattatatttataaatttgtaatttctttgtttttttaattttttttgttggttgtgtagaattattattattattattattattattattattattattattattattattattattattattattattattattattattaattccaaacctatttttaaattattcaatcACATCATAGTATACTTTTAAATACgaattattgaaaaagagCATGGAATTTCataattttccaattttaattttggataTTGATtagttattttattaaataatccaatataatattttaataaatttaaattttttaagtgaaacgaaattaaatattttttattacataATAATTGAGGAAATTCTTAACAAAGGAAATCCAACATTTCAATTGAccttgatattaataatgggAAATGATATGAGCGGTTAATTGTAGTGggaatatttttaaaataatcattattatcatttccATTTTcaccttttaatttattaataaaatgtttaaataatttaacactATCGAAACCaactaaacaaaaaaataaaaaccaaatatttaatttcttatttttattaatttctttatttttaatcccATCAATTgctaaatcaataaaattaatttgtttttttaaatcatttttacaatttgaaaataattaatgatttttaatttctgttttatttttagaatcttCATACATAATGGTATGAAGATTCTAAAAATGGTTTATAAGATATATTATATCTGATTTATTTGTTGATAGcattgttaattttaaaaaaagatctttatttaatgaaataaagTATCCCAAATTTCATAGGTTTTCACAGTTGGttctattaatttaattaattgttcaaTTACTTGTATTGAATCACTTTCAATtgctttatttaaaaatctttGGTTAAATATTCATGCttgtaaaaaagaaaagtaataatggaaaaaaataagaataaagACCAATGttcaatttgtaaatattaataaacttttttttatttttattttttttttaaatatataattttattttatttttttattttattttttaaaaaaaaaaaaatatttaaagaaaaataaataaaaaaatataaaaattaatttaaacttTACTAAAATATGGAAAATTCGATTAGAATcgaattataaaataatatatttaaaaaatacaattataAACCGAAAAAAGATAGGTTTTAGTGAGggcacttttttttttttttttttttttaatattggattAACAAGATTGATATATGTCCATCTGTGTTAATAcgagttttatttaatatttatttaaaggcTTATCATTTAAGCTGAAGGgttattttaatcatatgaattgatcaaaagatataatatttGGGAGAGATGATTCTGTAATACAATAGTAATTAGCTGTTGTTTTTCTTAGCTTGATCGTTGAAGTGAGAAGGATCTTAGGATCTTTGAAGTTATTATGGTCTTTTGCTGATAAGTTTTTCAGATCTTTTGCTTTTTTGATGTATTCTAGAGTGGCCAATTTGTGCCATTTCTTTAGAAGGGAGCTGTATGATAGTGATTCATCTGTTAAAGGATCTTCACTGTATATTTGATTGCAAATCCAAATCCAAATGTTGTGGAGGATAAGGGCCATTAGGTTTCTATATGCGAATGATCTGGTTAGATCATAGTCTATTGCTTTATAGTTCCATTCAAAGTATTCTTTGTGGAATCTGTGGTTGGCGTAATCTGCATTCACTTCTTGATCTTTTTTGGCTGTCGGTGATAATTTTGGAGTTATtctattaatgaaattgttattttgCCTAATTCTTGTATGGTGCCAGTTTTTACCTTTGCCTGTGGTAATATAGATGAAATTTttgagtttatttatttttatgaattgttttgttttcttgCATGAGAAGAACAGGTGACCGTATGGGTCTTTGCTCATATCTTCTTTGCAGAGTGGGCATTGTTTGTTGTGAAGGTAGTTTATTGGAAGGCATCTGGCATGGAATCTAAACATTGTGTCTCTTGTTTTAGGGTCTTTTATCTTCAGTATGTTGTTGAAGAGTTGATTATAGCTGTAGCCTCTTAAGTTTAGAGATGATTGGAATTCCGTTTTAGGGATGGTTGGATTTTGGTCTTGAATTGTGGTATACCATTCTGCCAGTGAAAGTGGTTGTCCATTTTCGTTTTTTATGGATGTGAGATTATTGTTGAAGATtgctttttttattcttattttgtTCCATTCGTCTAAGTTTTCTTTTAGGTATCTGGAtgtgaatttgtttttttggatCTGATATTCCCAGCTTTTGTGATGAGAtgagtttgtttgtttggttTCTAGTGCTAGGATGAACTGGTTTATGATCCAAAGTTTCTGCGCCAGTTGTCTCAATTCTATATTCCAAATGTTCCAGCCCCCTACTTTTAGTGGGTATCTTGCTCTTTTGGTTctcattaaattaataacttGAAATCCACTAgcatttttgttgtttggtGCCGATAAAAACCATTCGactaatttattgatttggtttaattCCTCTTCATTAAAATTCTCTACATATGAATAGTAGGTTAATTTAGAGAGTGCGAATGCTTTGAGGatgttggttttggttttgattgttGAGTCAGTGGTTTTCCATAGTACTAAGGATGATCTTATTGTGTTTAATATTTCTGGCATTTTTCTTGTTATCCCTTTGCCTGTGAAGAAGTATCCCAAGTATCTTTCTGGATTTGTAGATATTGGAATTCTTTGGTTGGTATTGTCTGGGTTGCCTATAAGAATTGATGAAGATTTGTCGATGTTTAGTTTTGAGGAAGTGGCTTTGCAAAATGAATTGAAGTGTTGTAGTACTAATTCAAGTTGTTGAGAGTCTGGGACCATTGAAGCCGAGTCGTCTGCAAAGCTTTGGAATTTCTCTCTGTGGTTGCTGTTGTTTAGAGGAAGGCCAGTAATTAGGTCATCTTGTAAAATTTTTCTAGCTAAAGCCTCTATTACAAGGACGAACAGGGTGGGTGATAGTGGATCTCCTTGTTTAACTCCTCTTTTGATCTCAAAGGGTATAGTAGTTCtaccattaatttcaattcttGCATCAGATTTGGTGAGTAGATTCATTATCAGGTTGATTATATTGGTTGGAATGTTGTCTTAGTGAGGGCACTTTTAAAGTTGGTTATAATTCTAATTCATTCTGATTCCTCTTCTGGGAATTGAACCCTTAATCTAGTTTTCAAATGCCTTAAAAAGGATCTGTGCTCGATGCAGGGATCGAACCTGCGACCGTGGCGTTATTAGCACCACGCTCTGCCGACTGAGCTAATCGAGCATccgtgaaaaaaaaaattaaaattggccAAAAAATGGGTAATTTTTTTAGGGGAAGATGAGACTTCAGAACATATATTCTTCAACTGCAAAGCCCACATCAAAAACACACAAGAAATCTTCAACTACACCTTAACCAAGTGTGGACACACCACTCACACCTGGAAttttaagattttaaaaCATCCACAAATTGCACTAATAGCCAATTTAATAGCTATTATATTCGAAAAAATCTGGCACAAAAGAAACAAACTCATCCACGatgaaatagaaataataattcatagaCCAAAAGTCATACGTGAACTAATTAAAACACAAAGAGCTGCATGGGAGAGGACACAAGCGGTTATAAACAAAACATTAAGAATCAAATCAAAGCAACGGCAAGaagaacaaaataaattagactCATTAATCTCGCTAAAGCTATTACAATTTAGCAGACAACGGAACTCACATCTTCACGCAATAGCACTTCCCAAACATCAATCATGAAGCtgatgataaaataaaaaaagatttagaaaaaaatttggacaaaaaagatgttttaatcaaaagtaataatacaattcgAAATtcgaaacaaaaaaaaaaaaaaaaaataaagtaaactGACCCCTCTTTTAGAGaccctgtaaaaaaaaaaaaaaaaaaaactaaaaataaaatgagatctggcatctcaaggagaagcaactaataattgcgttatccaattcaaaaaaaaaaaaggtaatttttttatgttgGATTCATGAAATGACCAATTATTTTCGATATTGTTAGTCATTTGGTTTGCAGACTTATTAAAAGAACTAACAAAATAAGTTGGTGAAAATGTGTCCTGATGATTAGAGTTCACTACTCGAGAGTTGTaaccaaaagaaaataaaataaaacccCATCTATAATTAAATGTGTTTTAGCTTTTATcttttgattgattgattttaaaataacaacCTCACTTTTACAAGTTTGTTgggttttattttaaaataattttttttttttttttttttttttttttttttttttctattcttTATGAATGGTCAATAACTTTGCTCTTTCCCATTCAGTATCTCTTGTATTGGATAGTTTATAGATTTCTAAATCCTAAGTGATAAACTTTTCCCCTATactttattttacttttcaTATTGTGTATgatataaatgatttataattcctatttttaaaaaaaaaaaaaattaaaaaaattatatatttatttatttatttatttatttatttatttatttatttattttctataaaTAGCTAGATACTTACATTACCATCAATATCGTTAGAAGCATAACAGCTACTACTCCAATGAGAACCACGACCACATctaaaacaacaattacttTCGTTGTAACTTGATTTATGGACTTGTTcatgaatattttttttgagtaCAACTAAATTACTATATCTATTATCAGATGTATCTTTATTAATATGGTGGACCACTTCATTAGCGTATAACTCTCTGCCAACTTTTCTTTGACCAACTGTACGATGAGTAAATTTCCAACTTTTACTATTTTCATCATAGTATTTACGATAACCACTTggattaatataaatttttaaatctcttggtcgttgttgttgtttttgtctTTGCtcttttttattgttgtaattgttttttaacatattgttgtaaaattattttttttttttttaagattttattttttaatgaacgaattttttggtgtttgttgaatatttatataaatgaataaaattttttttttttttgattttatttattttttttttttttgattttatttatttttttttttttaaaaaagaatttatttttattttatttgaattataccttttttaagaattttaacagaatttttgtttttttatttaaaatggccaaaaatattatttctatttaatttttttttttcttggaatatatttttaaaaaaagaattgatCTGTCTAAATCTAAAAGGATTGAgttccaaaaaataaaaacttgatttatatataaaaaaagaatcacataatcaaaaataaaatatattgatttaaaagaataaccaaaataaaatttaaaatttttaagaaaaactttgtcttttttttttttttttttttaatattatttatttattttttaatatatacaaaattcttttttttgttttttttttttttttattattattattacttaatcttttttttaattggcaGTACGAGTAGTAGTGAAAGATTTAACTTCTGGATTCTTTTTACCTGGGTTACCAAGTACTTGTTTGAATGGAGAACCTTCAATGTGTTTACCGTTTAATTTGACACCAGTTGAGAAACGACCATTACCAACTAAAGAGTAAGCGGCAGTATAAGTACCATCTTGGTTATCAATAGCATCGAGAGTGATTTCTTCAGCTGGACCAGTGATAGAGACTTCAAATTTATCACCACCATAGGTTTTAACTTCACCTTTCTTATTTTTAGCAGCGACGGTAAAAGTGAATGAACCGAATGATGAATCTTCACCATTGGCACCTTCAATGCATTTGACATCGATTGGCATATTTTTGATTGGATTACCACGGAGGGTGACATTAACATTGTAGTTACCTTCAACTGGGGCATCATAGACAACACCA
It encodes the following:
- the gpsn2 gene encoding synaptic glycoprotein SC2-like protein, whose amino-acid sequence is MVDIKVVSQRSKKEVGSFSTSSSTTVGELKKQISSKTRLGTERIRLAVPSKTSKLPNAFEALGKDSDLVSKHVGADSTLYFKDLGPQISWSLVFICEYAGPLFVYPIFYFLSNLIYGTDSPKSFAQKVALVCYSLHYIKRIYETIFVHRFSHGTMPIFNLFKNCSYYWGCTAMVSYFVNHPLYTEAPIERVYLGLGLWIIGEVFNYICHIQLRNLRPAGSTERKIPRGLLFEFVSCPNYTVEILSWIGFSILTQTLTSWIFALMGAAQMWIWAVGKHRRYRKEFGDKYPKSRKILIPFLL
- the uae1 gene encoding ubiquitin activating enzyme E1; amino-acid sequence: MSKPMDVEQEPKIDDALYSRQLYALSHETMKKITSTSVLVVGLQGLGIEIVKDLSLAGVKSVTLYDKELVEIKDLSSQFYFSPEQVGKVGRADACFQKVVDLNNYVRIDVHNGELSDEFLKKFNVVVLANQPLALQLKVNEFCHANKIHFISVETRGVFGQLFNDFGEQFTITDTNGENPNAYMISSISQDKEGIVTVVEEQKLQLLDGDLVTFKEVNGMSALNDLPPQKIKTISPLTFSIGDTTNLPPYTSGGYVTEVKQPKVVDFKPLKNILESGENIFITDDFKFTQPTNLLAGFQAIHKFAEKNKHMPRPHNKEDANAVIEIAKGLLKKPDDELDEKMITQLSFGAQGDIVPMQAILGGITAQEVLKACSGKFTPIHQLAFFDSVECLPEDLETLPEEEFQPIGSRYDGQIITFGKTLQNKIENLNYFLVGAGAIGCEMLKNFAMMGLGAGPKGLVHVTDMDTIEKSNLNRQFLFRSSDIQQLKSQTAANAVRVMNPDLNVKAYSLRVGPDTESHYNEEFFNSLDGVCNALDNVEARLYMDSQCVYYGKPLLESGTLGTKGNTQVVVPHLTESYSSSRDPPEKGIPVCTLHNFPNAIEHTIQWARDTFEGLFKNNADNVNSYLTNPAYVQSLKTQNPFVRLETLASIKASLMDRPLDFNQCIAWARLKFEEYFNNNIEQLLYNFPKDMVTTTGTPFWSGPKRAPTPLKFDVENPLHLEFIVAAANLRAFNYGIKAETNIEVIQKQAANVIVPDFTPKKVKIQTSENEPAPSSNTQQAGGDAEDDQCDTILSQLPQPSEMAGYKINSIQFEKDDDTNHHIDFITATSNLRATNYAISPADKHKTKGIAGKIIPALVTTTAVVAGFVCIELIKVIQNKALEKYKSTFMNLGIPFFGFVEPIAAPKNKIREGWTWTLWDRFDVDGDITLKEFLDLFEKKHGLDISMLSCKVTLLYALFTDKKTKEERLKMKISQLYETLSKKPLPKDKKYLLLEICCNDTETGDDVDVPSVRYKYN